The following are encoded together in the Thermodesulfobacteriota bacterium genome:
- the glgA gene encoding glycogen synthase GlgA, producing the protein MNILFISPEMEPIAKVGGLADVIGALPRKLISLGCDVRVVIPFYRDARENIESLKLSSNLLREEIITCIDWLPVKGEIHEVRIDGVPVYLLRNDSLYDREYIYTTPEGDYDDNDLRFGFLSLGALEIAKTLNFKPDTIHCHDWQTSLVPICLKWRKHLKDDPFFRDSKIILTIHNLAFQGQFNKDILDKFGLPWFLYTPHGIEFYGKVNLLKGGITYSDCVTTVSQTYAEEIKTAQYGYGLDGILRSISQNSNNVIGILNGIDYDEWNPETDGALYRNYGVSQISGKSINKTELIKEVGLTPKDDQPLLGMVSRLTEQKGTDLVVDSLPQIFDLGYQVVILGDGEERYERMLIAARNRFRNSLSVVVGFNDELARKIYAGCDFFLMPSRYEPCGLGQLIALRYGSIPIVRGTGGLADTVVDYTASKTKGNGFVFYEFSKVSFLDALIRALSVYDNKVELEEIIKRVMNEDFSWKRSSQLYYDLYQSVGKTEKKDEDR; encoded by the coding sequence TTGAACATTCTTTTTATCTCACCTGAAATGGAACCTATCGCTAAGGTGGGGGGCCTTGCTGATGTTATAGGGGCTTTGCCAAGAAAGCTGATAAGTTTGGGATGCGACGTTAGGGTGGTCATCCCCTTTTATCGAGATGCCAGAGAAAATATCGAGAGCCTAAAGTTAAGTTCTAATCTTTTGAGGGAAGAGATTATTACTTGTATTGACTGGCTTCCTGTCAAAGGAGAAATACATGAAGTAAGGATTGATGGGGTGCCGGTCTATTTACTCAGAAATGATTCACTTTATGACCGCGAATACATTTACACCACACCTGAAGGCGATTACGATGATAACGATTTGAGATTTGGTTTCCTTTCCTTGGGTGCACTTGAAATAGCCAAAACACTTAATTTCAAGCCTGATACCATTCACTGTCACGATTGGCAGACTTCCCTTGTCCCCATCTGTCTTAAATGGAGGAAGCATCTCAAGGACGATCCTTTTTTCAGGGATTCTAAAATAATTTTGACTATCCATAACCTCGCCTTTCAAGGGCAATTTAATAAAGACATTCTGGACAAATTTGGGTTGCCTTGGTTTTTATATACTCCTCATGGCATCGAGTTTTACGGCAAGGTTAATCTTTTAAAGGGTGGGATAACATATTCGGACTGTGTAACCACTGTTAGTCAAACCTATGCTGAAGAGATAAAAACAGCGCAGTATGGATATGGATTGGATGGTATTCTCAGGTCTATATCTCAGAACTCAAATAATGTGATTGGTATTTTGAACGGCATCGATTACGACGAGTGGAATCCTGAAACGGATGGAGCCCTTTATAGAAATTATGGTGTGTCACAGATAAGCGGCAAGTCTATAAATAAGACCGAGCTAATAAAAGAAGTCGGTCTGACGCCGAAGGATGATCAACCACTCCTAGGGATGGTTTCGAGGTTAACCGAACAGAAGGGGACCGATCTTGTCGTTGATTCCCTGCCTCAAATTTTTGACCTTGGATATCAGGTAGTAATACTTGGAGACGGTGAAGAAAGGTATGAAAGGATGCTCATAGCCGCACGAAATAGATTCAGAAACAGCTTGTCAGTTGTCGTAGGATTTAATGACGAATTGGCGAGGAAAATATATGCAGGCTGTGATTTTTTTCTTATGCCTTCCCGATATGAACCGTGTGGACTTGGGCAACTGATTGCCTTGAGATATGGCAGTATTCCTATCGTAAGAGGGACAGGCGGACTGGCGGATACGGTGGTAGACTATACTGCCTCAAAGACAAAGGGGAATGGCTTTGTTTTTTACGAATTTTCTAAGGTTAGTTTTCTTGATGCTCTCATTAGGGCTCTTTCTGTATATGATAATAAAGTCGAGTTGGAAGAGATTATTAAAAGAGTCATGAACGAAGACTTCTCGTGGAAAAGGTCAAGCCAATTATATTATGATCTCTACCAAAGCGTTGGTAAGACTGAGAAAAAAGATGAGGACAGATAA